One segment of Plasmodium vivax chromosome 14, whole genome shotgun sequence DNA contains the following:
- a CDS encoding hypothetical protein, conserved (encoded by transcript PVX_123135A) translates to MPKYYCEYCDIYLTHSSPVGRRQHIQGRKHISAKIEYFQNLLREEGITPQNFLGFLGNRAFNNMLGNPMMNNMMPGNFPMHMKHGGMKHHSHYSRHSHRHHMSHGRYNRERHGHHSYSSKYHSHPMHMNSNSIGNPSGFSNGKYSGSFFSSPNAMHGNGKMFNNTIRDLVSNVNIDSDPVKDSQNGERVGDNAIDKVSSGMHDQGDRGDLGDHADHADHAGPVSATDGTANGNDQVSVDA, encoded by the coding sequence ATGCCGAAATACTACTGCGAATATTGCGACATCTACCTAACGCACAGCTCCCCGGTGGGGCGCAGACAGCACATCCAAGGGAGAAAACACATAAGTGCAAAAATTGAGTATTTCCAGAATTTGCTAAGGGAAGAAGGCATAACCCCACAGAACTTTTTAGGGTTTCTAGGAAACAGGGCGTTCAATAATATGCTAGGGAACCCAATGATGAATAATATGATGCCAGGAAATTTCCCCATGCACATGAAACATGGCGGTATGAAGCACCACTCACATTATTCGCGCCATTCACATCGCCATCATATGTCCCATGGTAGGTACAACAGGGAAAGGCACGGCCACCATAGCTACTCTAGTAAATATCACTCGCACCCTATGCACATGAATAGCAATAGCATCGGAAACCCATCAGGCTTTTCAAACGGTAAATATTCTGgtagctttttttcctccccaaaCGCTATGCACGGTAATGGGAAGATGTTTAATAATACCATTCGAGATTTGGTAAGCAACGTGAATATTGACAGTGACCCAGTTAAGGACAGCCAGAATGGGGAACGAGTTGGAGATAATGCGATTGACAAGGTGAGCAGCGGCATGCACGATCAGGGGGATCGCGGCGATCTGGGGGATCATGCCGATCACGCTGATCATGCCGGTCCGGTCAGTGCCACTGATGGTACTGCGAATGGGAATGATCAGGTGAGTGTGGATGCCTAG